Proteins encoded within one genomic window of Panicum virgatum strain AP13 chromosome 1N, P.virgatum_v5, whole genome shotgun sequence:
- the LOC120654451 gene encoding pentatricopeptide repeat-containing protein At2g17670-like: MGKVPHAMRAAATKLPVALVPKPKPHAASPSAQPPARRGTNPAKPHRGPKSPGALSPASTDAALPAAQGEGEERKPIRTPADLAAAIRAAADADIDAAVSLALGAPPAVPLPTHSLALLLRRLAARRSVAAARDLLSKLHPAPPDPASSTAPRGALLALADAVCRRGDPREISRLLPVLAGHGVRADAHVYNALMKAHVAASDPAGALAVLRRMEGDGVQPDLVTYNTLVYALARAGMVAKARTFLDTMAAQGHFPDVITYTSLMNGMCVQGDALGALKLLEEMEAKGCEPNERTYNTLLMGLCKNKKLDKAVEVYKSMVASGMKMEAPAYATFVRALCRSGSVADAYEVFDYAIEAKSITEVTAYTELENSLKWLRKMKS, encoded by the coding sequence ATGGGGAAGGTGCCGCACGccatgcgcgccgccgccaccaagcTCCCCGTCGCCCTCgtccccaaacccaaaccccacgCCGCTTCCCCCTCCGCGcagccgcccgcgcgccgcggcaccAACCCCGCTAAACCCCACCGAGGCCCCAAATCCCCGGGAGCACTCTCCCCCGCCTCCACCGACGCCGCGCTCCCGGCCGCGCAGGGGGAGGGCGAGGAGCGGAAGCCCATCAGGACccccgccgacctcgccgccgccatccgcgcCGCGGCGGACGCCGACATCGACGCGGCGGTGTCCCTGGCCCTCGGGGCGCCCCCCGCCGTCCCGCTCCCGACCCACTCCctcgcgctcctcctccgccgcctcgccgcccgccgctccgtcgccgccgcgcgggacCTGCTGAGCAAGCTCCACCCGGCCCCGCCCGACCCCGCGTCCTCGACGGCCCCGCGCGGGGCGCTGCTCGCGCTCGCCGACGCCGtctgccgccgcggcgaccCGCGCGAGATCTCGCGGCTCCTCCCGGTCCTCGCCGGCCACGGCGTCCGCGCCGACGCGCACGTCTACAACGCCCTCATGAAGGCGCACGTCGCGGCCTCCGACCCCGCCGGCGCCCTCGCGGTGCTCCGGCGGATGGAGGGCGACGGCGTCCAGCCAGACCTCGTCACCTACAACACGCTCGTCTACGCGCTCGCGCGCGCGGGGATGGTCGCCAAGGCCAGGACCTTCCTCGACACCATGGCCGCGCAGGGGCACTTCCCGGACGTCATCACCTACACCTCGCTCATGAACGGGATGTGCGTCCAGGGCGATGCGCTCGGGGCGCTTAAATTGCTCGAGGAGATGGAGGCCAAGGGGTGCGAGCCCAATGAGCGCACCTACAACACGCTGCTCATGGGTCTctgcaagaacaagaagctggACAAGGCCGTCGAGGTGTACAAGTCCATGGTAGCGTCTGGGATGAAGATGGAGGCGCCGGCGTATGCCACCTTTGTCAGGGCGTTGTGTCGATCTGGCAGCGTTGCAGACGCTTACGAGGTGTTTGATTATGCCATTGAGGCCAAGAGCATCACAGAGGTGACGGCGTATACTGAGCTTGAGAACTCACTCAAGTGGCTGCGCAAGATGAAGTCATGA